One part of the Conexibacter woesei Iso977N genome encodes these proteins:
- a CDS encoding SDR family oxidoreductase, protein MSTPATESVSKNDNKPLCGRVAVVTGATSGIGAATAARLAADGAAVALVGRRADRLEALAGELDADGGVIPVALDVSDAAAVARAAEEIRAQLGRVDLVVANAGQMLAGPFEDQDVDEWDRMLDVNVRGLLRVGRAFADDLLAAAAEGLPADLVHVGSVGGHEKFPNYAVYCATKAAVAHLTRNLRVELGPRGVRVKTVEPGLVATELGDHMVHPAGRASLEQFAGLQALQPTDLADAIAWSVAAPPRMNVAELIVVPTTQG, encoded by the coding sequence ATGAGCACCCCCGCAACCGAGTCTGTGAGCAAGAACGACAACAAGCCGCTGTGCGGCCGCGTGGCGGTCGTGACCGGCGCCACGTCGGGGATCGGCGCCGCGACCGCGGCGCGCCTGGCCGCCGACGGCGCGGCGGTCGCGCTGGTCGGCCGGCGCGCCGACCGGCTGGAGGCGCTGGCCGGGGAGCTGGATGCCGACGGCGGCGTGATCCCGGTCGCTTTGGATGTGTCGGATGCCGCGGCGGTCGCGCGCGCCGCGGAGGAGATCCGGGCGCAGCTGGGCCGCGTCGACCTCGTCGTCGCGAACGCCGGGCAGATGCTGGCCGGGCCGTTCGAGGACCAGGACGTCGACGAGTGGGACCGGATGCTCGACGTCAACGTGCGCGGGCTCTTGCGGGTGGGCCGCGCCTTCGCGGACGACCTTCTGGCGGCGGCCGCCGAGGGCCTCCCGGCCGACCTCGTCCACGTGGGGTCCGTCGGCGGGCACGAGAAGTTCCCCAACTACGCCGTCTACTGCGCGACGAAGGCAGCGGTCGCGCACCTGACCCGCAACCTCCGCGTCGAGCTCGGCCCGCGCGGCGTGCGCGTCAAGACCGTCGAACCCGGCCTCGTCGCCACCGAGCTCGGCGACCACATGGTCCACCCCGCCGGCCGCGCCTCGCTGGAGCAGTTCGCCGGCCTCCAAGCCCTCCAACCCACCGACCTCGCCGACGCGATCGCCTGGTCCGTCGCAGCCCCGCCGCGCATGAACGTGGCAGAGCTCATCGTCGTCCCGACGACGCAGGGCTAG
- a CDS encoding PLP-dependent aminotransferase family protein — protein sequence MDLHLDLDTAPGRSLRARAEHALRDAVRSGRLAPGTRLPATRALATELGVSRGVVVEAYAQLAAEGYLDTRRGGGTRVAAGGATAADQPRPLPGDRPLHRSRAGGSGEMDGLLYDMRPSLPSTDGFPRQAWLQALTRVLRTLPDERLGYGDRRGEQELRTALVGWLARRRGVVAGPEQVLITGGLRDALPLVWRMLRARGARRVAVEDPGWWRIARSAEAAGLEAVPTPTDDDGLRPDRLRDVDVVAVTPAHQFPTGAVLHPERRAALVAYARAHGAYLLEDDYDAEFRYDRQPIGSIQGLAPDLTIHAGSASKSLAPALRLGWLVLPSGLTAELQDDDPASPAGTPPTLDQLALADLIERGEVDRHLRRQRLRYAKRRAALLAQLEEQLPALQVRGAAAGLFAVLALPPGAHEDDIAQRAAHEGVACEPLRAPGRTGLVLGYANLPEPSAPHAVRALVRALARTP from the coding sequence ATGGACCTGCACCTCGACCTCGACACCGCCCCGGGCCGCTCGCTGCGCGCCCGCGCCGAGCACGCGCTGCGGGACGCGGTCCGCTCCGGCCGCCTCGCCCCCGGAACCCGCCTGCCCGCCACCCGCGCGCTGGCGACCGAGCTCGGCGTGTCCCGCGGCGTCGTCGTCGAGGCCTACGCCCAGCTCGCCGCCGAGGGCTACCTCGACACCCGCCGCGGCGGCGGGACCCGCGTCGCGGCGGGCGGAGCGACCGCGGCCGACCAGCCACGCCCGCTCCCCGGCGACCGCCCGCTGCACCGCTCGCGCGCCGGCGGCAGCGGCGAGATGGACGGGTTGTTGTATGACATGCGCCCGTCGCTCCCCAGCACCGACGGGTTCCCGCGGCAGGCCTGGCTGCAGGCGCTCACCCGCGTTCTGCGGACGCTCCCCGACGAGCGGCTGGGGTACGGCGACCGCCGGGGCGAGCAAGAGCTGCGCACCGCGCTCGTGGGCTGGCTGGCGCGGCGCCGAGGCGTCGTCGCCGGACCGGAGCAGGTGCTGATCACGGGCGGCTTGCGCGACGCGCTGCCGCTGGTCTGGCGGATGCTGCGGGCGCGCGGCGCGCGGCGCGTCGCGGTCGAGGATCCGGGCTGGTGGCGGATCGCCCGGAGCGCCGAGGCCGCGGGGTTGGAGGCGGTCCCGACGCCCACCGACGACGACGGGCTGCGCCCGGACCGGCTCCGCGACGTCGACGTGGTCGCCGTCACCCCCGCCCACCAGTTCCCGACGGGCGCCGTGCTTCACCCGGAGCGCCGAGCGGCGCTCGTCGCGTACGCCCGCGCGCACGGCGCGTACCTGCTCGAGGACGACTACGACGCCGAGTTCCGCTACGACCGCCAGCCGATCGGGTCGATCCAGGGCCTCGCGCCGGACCTCACGATCCACGCGGGCTCGGCGAGCAAGTCGCTGGCCCCCGCGCTCCGGCTCGGCTGGCTCGTCCTTCCGTCCGGCCTGACAGCGGAATTGCAGGACGACGACCCCGCCTCGCCGGCCGGAACACCCCCCACGCTGGACCAGCTCGCGCTCGCCGACCTGATCGAGCGCGGCGAGGTCGACCGCCACCTCCGCCGGCAGCGCCTGCGCTACGCCAAGCGCCGCGCCGCGCTGCTCGCGCAGCTCGAAGAACAGCTCCCCGCCCTGCAGGTACGCGGCGCAGCGGCGGGCCTCTTCGCCGTGCTCGCCCTCCCGCCCGGCGCGCACGAGGACGACATCGCACAACGCGCCGCGCACGAAGGCGTCGCCTGCGAACCCCTCCGCGCCCCCGGCCGCACCGGCCTCGTGCTCGGCTACGCCAACCTCCCGGAGCCCTCCGCGCCTCACGCTGTACGTGCTCTCGTCCGCGCGCTGGCGCGTACCCCATGA
- a CDS encoding acyl-CoA dehydrogenase family protein, translating into MSTTTNPYDFTTHEVLNQVPPLDGRNLFLDNTPLVEGLQREGGGWAHERAVEVGAFWAGDPMRWGFEANENPPVLQTHDRYGNRLDSVTFHPAWHQLMARGVADEMHALPWNTDQPGAHVARAALYMSGTQAEAGFGCPITMTFAAVPALEVTPALAEEWIPRLTATGYDGALKPTTEKPGAICGMAMTEKQGGSDVRANTTHATPIGAAGEGEEYLLVGHKWFCSAPMSDVFLVLAQTDEGLSCFVVPRFLPDGTKNYGFQLQRLKDKLGNKSNASSEIEFKNAWGRMLGQPGRGVPTIIEMVGHTRLDCVMGSAGGMRAAVSLATWHAMHRSAFGKTLIDQPLMRNVLADLMVESEAATAVSLRLCRAYDEAMAGDERADHFKRLATAVAKYHVCKRVPNHAFEALECLGGNGYVENSGLPRLYREAPLCSIWEGSGNVMALDVLRALARTPEALDVFLSELDTATGSDTRYDAYVATVRSEFSRPAELEHRARLVVERMALALQASQLLQHAPAAVSDAFLATRLGDGGGLHYGTLPPGTDVDTIINRHQPQVN; encoded by the coding sequence ATGAGCACGACGACCAACCCCTACGACTTCACCACCCACGAGGTCCTCAACCAGGTCCCGCCGCTCGACGGGCGCAACCTGTTCCTGGACAACACGCCGCTCGTCGAAGGCCTACAACGTGAGGGCGGCGGCTGGGCGCACGAGCGCGCGGTCGAGGTCGGCGCGTTCTGGGCCGGCGACCCGATGCGCTGGGGCTTCGAGGCCAACGAGAACCCGCCGGTCCTGCAGACCCACGACCGCTACGGCAACCGCCTGGACTCGGTCACCTTCCACCCCGCGTGGCACCAGCTGATGGCGCGCGGCGTCGCCGACGAGATGCACGCGCTGCCGTGGAACACCGACCAGCCGGGCGCGCACGTCGCCCGCGCGGCGCTCTACATGTCCGGCACCCAGGCCGAGGCCGGCTTCGGCTGCCCGATCACCATGACCTTCGCGGCGGTGCCCGCACTGGAGGTGACGCCGGCGCTGGCCGAGGAGTGGATCCCGCGGCTGACCGCCACCGGCTATGACGGCGCCCTGAAGCCGACGACCGAGAAGCCCGGCGCGATCTGCGGCATGGCGATGACCGAGAAGCAGGGCGGCTCCGACGTCCGCGCCAACACCACCCACGCCACCCCGATCGGCGCCGCGGGCGAGGGCGAGGAGTACCTGCTCGTCGGCCACAAGTGGTTCTGCAGCGCGCCGATGAGCGACGTCTTCCTGGTGTTGGCCCAGACCGACGAGGGCCTGTCGTGCTTCGTCGTCCCGCGCTTCCTGCCTGACGGGACCAAGAACTACGGGTTCCAGCTCCAGCGGCTGAAGGACAAGTTGGGGAACAAGTCCAACGCGTCGTCGGAGATCGAGTTCAAGAACGCCTGGGGCCGGATGCTCGGCCAGCCGGGCCGCGGCGTCCCGACGATCATCGAGATGGTCGGCCACACCCGCCTGGACTGCGTGATGGGCAGCGCCGGCGGCATGCGCGCCGCGGTCTCGCTCGCGACGTGGCATGCGATGCATCGCTCAGCGTTCGGCAAGACGCTGATCGACCAGCCGCTGATGCGCAACGTCCTGGCCGACCTGATGGTCGAGAGCGAGGCCGCGACCGCGGTGTCGCTGCGGCTGTGCCGCGCCTACGACGAGGCCATGGCCGGCGACGAGCGCGCCGACCACTTCAAGCGCCTCGCGACCGCGGTGGCCAAGTACCACGTGTGCAAGCGCGTCCCGAACCACGCGTTCGAGGCGCTGGAGTGCCTCGGCGGCAACGGCTACGTCGAGAACTCGGGGCTGCCGCGGCTGTACCGCGAGGCGCCGCTGTGCTCGATCTGGGAGGGCTCGGGCAACGTGATGGCTTTGGACGTCCTGCGCGCGCTGGCCCGGACGCCGGAGGCGCTGGACGTCTTCCTCAGCGAGCTGGACACCGCCACCGGCAGCGACACGCGCTACGACGCCTACGTCGCGACCGTGCGCTCCGAGTTCTCGCGGCCCGCCGAGCTGGAGCACCGCGCGCGGCTGGTCGTCGAGCGCATGGCGCTCGCGCTGCAGGCGTCCCAACTCCTCCAACATGCTCCCGCCGCCGTGTCCGACGCCTTCCTGGCGACCCGGCTCGGCGACGGCGGCGGCCTGCACTACGGCACGCTGCCGCCGGGCACGGACGTCGACACCATCATCAACCGCCACCAGCCGCAGGTGAACTGA
- a CDS encoding TetR/AcrR family transcriptional regulator, which yields MAYRPTERTEAKRAQTRAQIVRAAGELVARGGYREAQVAEVARRAGVATGTVYRHFPSKADLFTEVFRVASQREVDAVAEAAGTAGQSAAAERIERAVSTFAARALQGRRLAWALLAEPVDPAVEAERLQFRRAYAAVFQQIIEDGIQHHQLPEQDAGFTATALVGAIGEALVGPLSPTHAPADADALIAHLTTFCLRATT from the coding sequence ATGGCGTATCGGCCAACAGAGCGCACCGAGGCGAAGCGGGCGCAGACGCGCGCGCAGATCGTGCGCGCGGCCGGCGAGCTCGTCGCCCGCGGCGGCTACCGGGAGGCGCAGGTCGCCGAGGTGGCGCGGCGCGCCGGGGTCGCGACCGGGACCGTCTACCGGCACTTCCCGTCGAAGGCCGACCTGTTCACCGAGGTCTTCCGGGTCGCGTCGCAACGCGAGGTCGACGCGGTCGCGGAGGCGGCCGGAACCGCCGGGCAGAGCGCCGCCGCCGAGCGGATCGAGCGCGCCGTGTCGACGTTCGCGGCGCGCGCCCTCCAGGGCCGGCGCCTGGCGTGGGCGCTGCTCGCCGAGCCGGTCGACCCGGCCGTCGAGGCCGAGCGCCTGCAGTTCCGGCGCGCCTACGCCGCTGTCTTCCAGCAGATCATCGAGGACGGCATCCAACACCATCAACTTCCCGAGCAGGACGCCGGGTTCACCGCCACCGCGCTCGTCGGCGCGATCGGCGAGGCGCTCGTCGGCCCGCTCTCCCCCACCCACGCGCCCGCCGACGCGGACGCGCTCATCGCCCACCTGACCACCTTCTGCCTGCGAGCGACCACATGA
- a CDS encoding nuclear transport factor 2 family protein: MSAAINFRTAVENADIEAALGALSPDVVFHSPAVFKPYSGKETVSALLRIVFETFEDFRYTDQLSGDADAPVHALIFRARVGDRELEGMDLVRIGADGLIDDFTVMIRPLSGLVALAQTLGPKVEAAGLKAG; encoded by the coding sequence ATGAGCGCTGCAATCAACTTCCGCACCGCCGTCGAGAACGCCGACATCGAGGCGGCGCTCGGCGCGCTCTCGCCGGACGTCGTCTTCCACTCGCCGGCGGTCTTCAAGCCCTACAGCGGCAAGGAGACGGTGAGCGCGCTGCTGCGGATCGTCTTCGAGACGTTCGAGGACTTCCGCTACACCGACCAGCTGTCCGGCGACGCCGACGCGCCGGTGCACGCGCTGATCTTCCGGGCCCGCGTGGGCGACCGGGAGCTCGAGGGCATGGACCTGGTCCGGATCGGCGCCGACGGGCTGATCGACGACTTCACGGTGATGATCCGGCCGCTCAGCGGTCTGGTCGCGCTGGCGCAGACGCTCGGTCCGAAGGTCGAGGCCGCGGGTCTGAAGGCGGGCTAG
- a CDS encoding leucyl/phenylalanyl-tRNA--protein transferase, with the protein MDHHAILGLYAQGLFPMDDDDSAELPWWVADPRTVLPLDDASRAALRRRVRRSLRARDDWELRISAAFDEVIEHCGRPRAPGDGVWLTPRMHQLYRVLHAAGHAQTFEIWADGRLAAGLIAVTLGRAAMLESMWHRVPHAGNVLVSATLDALARAGATLCDIQTSTPHTLRLGAVEIPREEYERRLADALRW; encoded by the coding sequence GTGGACCACCACGCCATCCTCGGTCTCTACGCGCAGGGCCTGTTCCCGATGGACGACGACGACTCCGCGGAGCTTCCGTGGTGGGTCGCGGACCCGCGGACGGTGCTCCCGCTGGACGACGCGTCCCGGGCCGCGCTGCGGCGCCGCGTGCGCCGTTCGCTGCGCGCCCGCGACGACTGGGAGCTGCGGATCTCCGCGGCGTTCGACGAGGTGATCGAGCACTGCGGGCGCCCGCGCGCGCCCGGCGACGGCGTGTGGCTGACGCCGCGGATGCACCAGCTGTACCGGGTGCTGCACGCGGCCGGGCACGCGCAGACGTTCGAGATCTGGGCCGACGGGAGGCTCGCCGCCGGGCTGATCGCGGTGACGCTGGGGCGTGCCGCGATGCTCGAGTCGATGTGGCACCGCGTGCCGCACGCCGGGAACGTGCTGGTGAGCGCGACGCTCGACGCGCTCGCGCGGGCCGGCGCCACGCTGTGCGACATCCAGACCTCGACGCCGCACACGCTGCGCCTCGGCGCCGTCGAGATCCCGCGCGAGGAGTACGAGCGGCGCCTCGCCGACGCGCTCCGGTGGTGA
- a CDS encoding FAD-binding protein encodes MPAHDVLILGAGLAGQRAALAAAEAGASVAIMSKVHPVRSHSVAAAGGINAAINPADDWRSHAYDTVKGSDFIGDQDAIEVMCREAPHEVMHLEHIGVTFHRNETGQMDLRAFGGASMKRTAYVADITGQAILHVLYEQLMKHHETVDRYEEWFTTHLLQDESGAVSGCIARDIRTGELQEFTAKNVILATGGVGQAFKPTTNGLICTGDGIAQAFRLGAPLMDMEMVQYHPTCLVENGFLITEGARGEGAHLLNSNGERFMEKYAPNKMELASRDVVSRAEQTEINEGRGVGPGGVGIYLDVTVVPRKRTLEALREIVNIGKDFAGVDITREPILIRPGQHYIMGGVKTDVDGATPISGLYAAGEVACVSVHGGNRLGANSLLDTLIFGRRAGEHAAARAAGMPMPKAQGQARLNDEQGMIDGIIAREKTGRRISEIKDELGTEMNKNVAVFRTQDGLEHALDVVRRLKEEAKTAYVDDKGTVFNQDVLGALELGYMLDCAECTVIGAIERKESRGAQFRVDFPDRNDDEWQKHITLSRDGDGTPVVGYSPVTITQWQPEERKY; translated from the coding sequence ATGCCTGCACACGACGTCCTCATCCTCGGCGCCGGCCTCGCCGGCCAGCGGGCCGCACTGGCCGCCGCCGAGGCCGGAGCGTCGGTGGCGATCATGAGCAAGGTCCACCCGGTCCGCTCGCACTCGGTCGCCGCCGCCGGTGGCATCAACGCCGCCATCAACCCCGCCGACGACTGGCGCTCGCACGCCTACGACACCGTCAAGGGCTCCGACTTCATCGGTGACCAGGACGCGATCGAGGTCATGTGCCGCGAAGCGCCCCACGAGGTCATGCACCTCGAGCACATCGGCGTCACGTTCCACCGCAACGAGACCGGTCAGATGGACCTCCGGGCGTTCGGTGGCGCGTCGATGAAGCGCACCGCCTACGTCGCCGACATCACCGGCCAGGCGATCCTGCACGTCCTGTACGAGCAGCTGATGAAGCACCACGAGACCGTCGACCGCTACGAGGAGTGGTTCACCACCCACCTCCTCCAGGACGAGTCCGGCGCCGTCTCCGGCTGCATCGCGCGCGACATCCGCACCGGCGAGCTCCAGGAGTTCACGGCCAAGAACGTGATCCTCGCGACCGGCGGTGTCGGTCAAGCGTTCAAGCCGACCACCAACGGCCTGATCTGCACCGGTGACGGCATCGCCCAGGCCTTCCGCCTCGGCGCGCCGCTCATGGACATGGAGATGGTCCAGTACCACCCCACGTGCCTGGTCGAGAACGGCTTCCTCATCACCGAGGGCGCCCGCGGCGAGGGCGCGCACCTCCTGAACTCCAACGGCGAGCGCTTCATGGAGAAGTACGCGCCGAACAAGATGGAGCTGGCGTCCCGCGACGTCGTCTCCCGCGCCGAGCAGACCGAGATCAACGAGGGCCGCGGCGTCGGCCCCGGCGGCGTCGGCATCTACCTCGACGTCACGGTCGTGCCGCGCAAGCGTACGCTCGAGGCGCTGCGCGAGATCGTCAACATCGGCAAGGACTTCGCCGGCGTCGACATCACGCGCGAGCCGATCCTGATCCGCCCGGGCCAGCACTACATCATGGGCGGCGTCAAGACCGACGTCGACGGCGCGACCCCGATCTCGGGCCTCTACGCCGCGGGCGAGGTCGCCTGCGTCTCGGTCCACGGCGGCAACCGCCTCGGCGCCAACAGCCTCCTCGACACGCTCATCTTCGGCCGCCGCGCCGGCGAGCACGCCGCCGCCCGCGCGGCCGGCATGCCGATGCCCAAGGCTCAAGGTCAGGCCCGCCTGAACGACGAGCAGGGCATGATCGACGGGATCATCGCCCGCGAGAAGACCGGCCGCCGGATCTCCGAGATCAAGGACGAGCTCGGCACCGAGATGAACAAGAACGTCGCCGTCTTCCGGACGCAGGACGGCCTCGAGCACGCGCTCGACGTCGTCCGCCGCCTGAAGGAGGAGGCGAAGACCGCCTACGTCGACGACAAGGGCACGGTCTTCAACCAGGACGTCCTCGGCGCCCTCGAGCTCGGCTACATGCTCGACTGCGCGGAGTGCACCGTCATCGGCGCGATCGAGCGCAAGGAGTCGCGCGGGGCCCAGTTCCGCGTGGACTTCCCCGACCGCAACGACGACGAGTGGCAGAAGCACATCACCCTGTCGCGCGACGGGGACGGAACACCGGTCGTCGGGTACTCCCCGGTGACCATCACCCAGTGGCAACCCGAAGAACGGAAGTACTAG
- a CDS encoding site-2 protease family protein: protein MFRSGGSTQLARVFGIRIGASPGWFIFLFLMIWWLSARFTDELPGASDTTTYATAVAGAVLFFLSIALHELGHAVVARRNGIEVLGIDLWVFGGLAKLSRDSESPGEEFRIAAAGPFVTLVLTVIGVVAVAIFSHANLGDNLAGDVVDSSPGLALAAWLALVNFGLLVFNLVPGFPLDGGRIARSIAWKITGDRNRATRFAGRLGQGFSYILIGFGVYLLATGDAADGLWLGILGWFLSQGASSAVVSSQFAERIEGVTAGDLMDNDPVAVPRDTTALAAQDEFFLRYRLPWFPVIDTAGLLVGLLRQDMVESAVAGGHPALRADELLKTGEGDLVSVARDAPLESLLASEPLRSFGALAVVDAEGRLCGLLTLDRVRRALAASV from the coding sequence ATGTTCCGCTCAGGTGGATCGACGCAACTCGCCCGCGTCTTCGGAATCCGGATCGGTGCCAGCCCCGGCTGGTTCATCTTCCTGTTCCTGATGATCTGGTGGCTGTCGGCGCGCTTCACCGACGAGCTGCCCGGCGCGAGCGACACCACCACCTACGCGACGGCCGTCGCCGGCGCGGTGCTGTTCTTCCTCTCGATCGCCCTGCACGAGCTGGGCCACGCGGTCGTCGCGCGGCGCAACGGCATCGAGGTGCTCGGCATCGACCTGTGGGTCTTCGGCGGCCTCGCGAAGCTCTCGCGCGACAGCGAGTCGCCGGGTGAGGAGTTCCGGATCGCCGCCGCCGGGCCGTTCGTGACCTTGGTCCTGACCGTGATCGGCGTGGTCGCCGTGGCGATCTTCTCGCACGCGAACCTGGGCGACAACCTGGCGGGCGACGTCGTCGACTCCTCCCCGGGGTTGGCGCTCGCCGCGTGGCTGGCGCTCGTGAACTTCGGGTTGTTGGTGTTCAACCTCGTGCCAGGCTTCCCGCTCGACGGCGGGCGGATCGCCCGCTCGATCGCCTGGAAGATCACCGGCGACCGCAACCGCGCCACCCGCTTCGCCGGCCGCCTCGGGCAGGGCTTCTCATACATCTTGATCGGCTTCGGCGTCTACCTGCTGGCGACCGGCGACGCCGCCGACGGGCTCTGGCTCGGGATCCTCGGGTGGTTCCTGTCGCAGGGCGCGAGCAGCGCGGTCGTGTCCTCGCAGTTCGCCGAGCGGATCGAGGGCGTGACCGCGGGCGACCTGATGGACAACGACCCGGTCGCCGTGCCGCGCGACACGACCGCGCTCGCCGCCCAGGACGAGTTCTTCCTGCGCTACCGGCTCCCGTGGTTCCCGGTCATCGACACCGCCGGGTTGTTGGTGGGGTTGCTGCGCCAGGACATGGTGGAGTCCGCCGTCGCCGGCGGCCACCCCGCGCTGCGCGCCGACGAGCTGCTGAAGACCGGCGAAGGCGACCTCGTCTCGGTCGCCCGCGACGCACCGCTCGAGTCGCTGCTCGCGTCCGAGCCGCTGCGCTCCTTCGGCGCGCTGGCGGTGGTGGACGCCGAAGGCCGCCTCTGCGGCCTGCTGACGCTGGACCGCGTCCGCCGCGCGCTCGCCGCCAGCGTCTAG
- a CDS encoding helix-turn-helix transcriptional regulator, translated as MAGSSGSADNPIGSFLRARREQVRPEDVGLPDYGRRRVPGLRREELAMLAGVSADYYVRLEQGRDQHPSEQVVDALARALQLDDDAAAHLHELTRPAPRSRRRRPARVERVRPGLVAMMAQFTNNPAFILGRRMDVLAANELSLALNPRCAPPTNLVRSLFLEETYARELYPEYEDVAVETVATLRASVGADLDDPALTDLIGELSLKSERFRKLWARHDVRDKTDGTKSYMHPLVGPLELHYETFSINGADGQMLAVYHAEPGSPSAQALALLSSMAASPPSDPRPRPSDRASAPARPDR; from the coding sequence ATGGCAGGCTCCAGCGGCAGCGCCGACAACCCCATCGGCTCCTTCCTCCGGGCCCGGCGCGAGCAGGTCCGCCCAGAAGATGTAGGCCTACCGGACTACGGCCGCCGCCGCGTCCCCGGCCTGCGCCGCGAGGAGCTGGCGATGCTCGCCGGCGTCTCGGCCGACTACTACGTCCGCCTCGAGCAGGGCCGCGACCAGCACCCGTCCGAGCAGGTCGTCGACGCGCTCGCCCGCGCGCTCCAGCTCGACGACGACGCGGCCGCGCACCTCCACGAGCTGACGCGCCCCGCGCCGCGCAGCCGTCGCCGCAGGCCCGCGCGCGTCGAGCGCGTCCGCCCGGGCCTGGTCGCGATGATGGCCCAGTTCACCAACAACCCCGCCTTCATCCTGGGCCGCCGGATGGACGTCCTGGCGGCCAACGAGCTGTCGCTCGCCCTGAACCCGCGCTGCGCGCCGCCGACCAACCTGGTGCGGTCGCTCTTCCTCGAGGAGACCTACGCGCGCGAGCTGTACCCCGAATACGAGGACGTCGCGGTCGAGACCGTGGCGACGCTGCGCGCGTCGGTCGGCGCCGACCTCGACGACCCCGCGCTGACCGACCTGATCGGCGAGCTCTCGCTGAAGTCCGAGCGCTTCCGCAAGCTGTGGGCGCGCCACGACGTCAGGGACAAGACCGACGGGACCAAGTCCTACATGCACCCGCTCGTCGGCCCGCTGGAGCTGCACTACGAGACGTTCTCCATCAACGGCGCCGACGGCCAGATGCTCGCGGTGTACCACGCGGAGCCCGGGTCGCCGTCGGCCCAGGCCCTCGCGTTGTTGTCGTCGATGGCGGCTAGCCCGCCTTCAGACCCGCGGCCTCGACCTTCGGACCGAGCGTCTGCGCCAGCGCGACCAGACCGCTGA
- a CDS encoding pyridoxamine 5'-phosphate oxidase family protein: MARSFSPAPSDRVRVRRAPARADYDRATIDAILDEALVAHLGFAVDGQPYVIPTLHARVGDEVYIHGSTASRMVRTTGAGVGCCLTATLIDGLVLARSAFNHSMNYRSAVVLGEARLVEGDDERMAALEAFTERLIPGRWSECRPPSRQELKGTQILALHLDESSAKVRDGGPNDEPEDYTLDHWAGVLPLRLVPGELEPDTKLRPGIPVPESVIDWTAARRP, encoded by the coding sequence ATGGCCCGCTCCTTCTCCCCAGCTCCGTCCGACCGCGTCCGGGTCCGGCGTGCGCCGGCGCGCGCGGACTACGACCGCGCGACGATCGACGCGATCCTCGACGAGGCGCTCGTCGCGCACCTCGGGTTCGCGGTCGACGGCCAGCCCTACGTCATCCCGACGCTGCACGCGCGGGTCGGCGACGAGGTCTACATCCACGGCTCGACCGCGTCGCGGATGGTCCGGACGACCGGTGCCGGCGTCGGCTGCTGCCTGACCGCGACGCTGATCGATGGCCTCGTCCTCGCACGCTCGGCGTTCAACCACTCCATGAACTACCGGTCGGCCGTCGTGCTCGGCGAGGCGCGGTTGGTCGAGGGCGACGACGAGCGCATGGCCGCGCTGGAGGCCTTCACCGAGCGCCTGATCCCCGGCCGCTGGTCCGAATGCCGCCCACCATCACGCCAGGAGCTCAAAGGCACCCAGATCCTGGCCCTCCACCTCGACGAGTCCTCCGCGAAGGTCCGCGACGGCGGCCCCAACGACGAACCCGAGGACTACACCTTGGACCACTGGGCCGGCGTCCTCCCACTCCGCCTGGTCCCAGGCGAGCTGGAGCCCGACACCAAGCTCCGCCCCGGCATCCCGGTCCCCGAGTCCGTGATCGACTGGACCGCCGCCCGTCGCCCCTAG